One Methanobrevibacter arboriphilus JCM 13429 = DSM 1125 DNA segment encodes these proteins:
- a CDS encoding homocitrate synthase family protein, whose protein sequence is MQYYVSPFNKEAKLKFPKKITIYDTTLRDGEQTPDVCLNPEEKLEIAKKLDELKIHQIEAGFPIVSNQEREAVKSIANEGLNAQIISLARTKREDIDRALDCDVDGVITFMATSDLHLEHKLHLSREQALNVCMNSIEYAKDHGLFVAFSAEDATRTDLDYLKRIYKKAEDFGADRVHIADTVGSISPQGMDFLVKELKKNLNIDIAMHCHNDFGMALSNSISGLLAGGSAVSTTINGIGERAGNTSLEELIMALRIIYGIDLGFKIKHIQELSKTVEKYTKLPVHNNKPIVGRNIFRHESGIHVDAVIEEPLTYEPFLPEMVGQKRQLVLGKHSGCRAVKAKLDQCGVEVTKDELCKIVEEVKKNREEGTYIDDEVFNHIVKTVRGPFDI, encoded by the coding sequence TTGCAATATTATGTAAGCCCCTTTAATAAAGAAGCTAAATTAAAGTTTCCAAAAAAAATCACAATTTACGACACAACACTTCGTGATGGTGAGCAAACTCCTGATGTATGTCTAAATCCAGAAGAAAAATTAGAGATAGCTAAAAAACTTGATGAACTTAAGATCCATCAAATAGAAGCAGGTTTTCCTATAGTATCGAATCAAGAAAGAGAAGCTGTGAAATCTATAGCTAATGAAGGATTGAATGCACAAATTATATCTTTAGCTAGAACAAAGAGAGAGGATATTGATAGAGCACTTGATTGTGATGTAGATGGTGTTATAACATTTATGGCAACTTCAGACCTTCATCTTGAACATAAACTACATTTAAGTAGAGAACAAGCATTAAACGTGTGTATGAACTCTATTGAATATGCTAAAGATCATGGTTTATTTGTAGCTTTTTCTGCAGAGGATGCTACAAGAACTGATCTTGACTATTTAAAGAGAATTTATAAAAAGGCAGAAGATTTTGGAGCAGATCGAGTTCATATTGCAGATACAGTAGGTTCAATCAGCCCCCAAGGAATGGATTTTCTTGTAAAAGAACTTAAGAAAAATTTAAATATTGATATAGCTATGCATTGCCATAATGATTTTGGTATGGCTCTTTCAAACTCCATATCAGGACTTCTCGCAGGAGGAAGTGCAGTTTCAACTACCATAAATGGAATTGGTGAAAGGGCAGGAAATACTTCTCTTGAAGAATTAATAATGGCTTTAAGGATTATTTATGGTATAGATTTAGGATTTAAGATAAAACACATACAAGAGTTATCAAAAACTGTTGAAAAATATACAAAACTCCCAGTACATAATAATAAACCAATTGTAGGAAGAAACATATTTAGACACGAATCTGGAATACATGTAGATGCTGTTATTGAAGAACCACTTACATATGAACCATTTTTACCAGAAATGGTTGGTCAAAAACGCCAATTAGTCCTTGGGAAACATTCTGGTTGTAGAGCTGTAAAAGCTAAACTTGATCAATGTGGTGTTGAAGTTACAAAAGACGAACTCTGTAAGATTGTAGAGGAAGTTAAAAAGAATAGAGAAGAAGGAACATATATTGATGATGAAGTCTTCAATCATATTGTTAAAACAGTTAGAGGCCCATTTGACATTTAA
- a CDS encoding argininosuccinate synthase, translated as MEKVVLAFSGGLDTTVCVKLLEEEYDLEVVTACVDVGQPKEEVEKAEEAAKNLGVKKHYTIDAKNEFANEYIAKGIKSNAVYEGYPLSTALARPLIAMKIIEVALKENAKAIAHGCTGKGNDQFRFEAVIRSMSDFDIVAPIRDLNLTRTEEQEYAEKHGIHISSDKIYSIDENIWGRSIEGDILEDPVNEPPEEIYAWTASSENAKDRPTKLAIEFEEGVPIAIDGRIMPLFELIEEANKIAGENGIGRIDTIENRMIGLKSREIYEVPGALLLIRAHQALEELVLTKDEILFSEYMSTKYADLVYNALWQEPLRDDMDQAIDNMQLRVSGKVVLKLFKGSILPLSRESDYSLHDIEHISFEDKENDQKEVEGMIKHHGLQAAIYQKLNK; from the coding sequence ATGGAAAAAGTAGTTCTTGCATTTAGCGGTGGATTAGATACCACTGTATGTGTTAAATTGTTAGAAGAAGAATATGATTTAGAAGTGGTAACTGCATGTGTAGATGTTGGTCAGCCAAAAGAAGAAGTTGAAAAAGCAGAAGAAGCAGCTAAAAACCTTGGAGTAAAAAAACATTACACAATTGATGCAAAAAATGAGTTTGCAAATGAATATATAGCTAAAGGAATAAAATCAAATGCAGTATATGAAGGATACCCATTAAGTACTGCTCTTGCAAGACCATTAATAGCTATGAAAATCATTGAAGTAGCTTTAAAAGAAAATGCAAAAGCTATAGCTCATGGATGTACTGGTAAAGGAAATGACCAATTTAGATTTGAAGCAGTGATTAGATCCATGTCTGATTTTGATATAGTTGCTCCAATTAGAGATTTAAACTTGACAAGAACAGAAGAGCAAGAATACGCTGAAAAACATGGGATTCATATCTCTTCTGACAAAATATATAGTATAGATGAAAATATTTGGGGAAGATCAATAGAAGGAGATATTCTTGAAGACCCTGTTAATGAACCTCCTGAAGAGATTTATGCATGGACTGCATCATCTGAAAATGCAAAAGACAGACCTACAAAATTAGCTATTGAATTTGAAGAAGGAGTTCCAATAGCTATTGATGGGAGAATCATGCCACTTTTTGAGCTTATAGAAGAAGCTAACAAAATAGCTGGAGAAAATGGGATTGGAAGGATAGATACAATAGAAAATCGTATGATTGGTCTTAAAAGCAGAGAAATCTATGAAGTTCCAGGTGCATTATTGTTAATTCGTGCTCATCAAGCTTTAGAAGAATTAGTTCTTACAAAAGATGAAATATTGTTCTCGGAATACATGAGTACAAAATATGCAGACTTAGTTTATAATGCTCTTTGGCAAGAACCTCTTAGAGATGATATGGATCAAGCTATTGACAATATGCAATTAAGAGTGAGTGGAAAAGTAGTTTTAAAGCTATTCAAAGGATCAATTCTTCCTTTATCACGAGAATCTGATTACAGTTTACATGATATTGAACATATAAGTTTTGAAGATAAAGAAAACGATCAAAAAGAAGTTGAAGGTATGATTAAACACCACGGACTTCAAGCAGCTATCTATCAAAAATTAAACAAGTAA
- a CDS encoding succinylglutamate desuccinylase/aspartoacylase domain-containing protein, producing the protein MFNRSKSDDNLKIDRIFNDSGGYIAANSQIFENIPNTSISRKILNESIKGTPIIKFGSSSPKVMIIAGIHGNELPPQIAAVKLIHKLERLEKEDKISGTIYIIPFSSPKSTMDNSRWFNGVDLNRITSVKGSLTNEILSKIKDFNLNSIGDFHSTSINSMPGKEGIFCTMKPSPESFQIAKYISDSTKSELLSYKNAGNAYKGALEDECNIALIPAVTCEVLSPNGTAKKEAWERSLDQMGYYLSYFGIISKDSI; encoded by the coding sequence ATGTTCAATAGATCTAAATCAGATGATAACTTAAAAATAGATCGTATTTTTAATGATTCTGGAGGCTATATAGCTGCTAATAGTCAAATTTTTGAAAATATTCCGAATACATCTATTTCAAGGAAAATTTTAAATGAATCTATTAAAGGAACTCCTATAATTAAATTTGGTTCTTCCTCTCCAAAAGTCATGATAATTGCAGGAATTCATGGTAATGAATTACCTCCTCAGATTGCTGCTGTTAAACTAATTCATAAACTTGAAAGATTAGAAAAAGAAGATAAAATATCTGGTACTATTTATATAATTCCTTTTTCTTCTCCAAAATCAACAATGGATAATTCAAGATGGTTTAATGGTGTTGATTTAAATAGAATAACTTCTGTTAAAGGTTCTTTAACTAATGAAATTTTATCTAAAATAAAAGATTTCAATTTAAATTCTATCGGAGATTTTCATTCTACTTCTATAAATAGTATGCCGGGAAAGGAAGGAATTTTTTGCACAATGAAACCATCTCCTGAAAGTTTCCAAATTGCCAAGTATATTTCAGATTCTACAAAATCTGAATTACTCTCTTATAAAAACGCTGGAAATGCATATAAAGGAGCTCTTGAAGATGAGTGTAATATTGCATTAATTCCTGCAGTTACATGTGAAGTTCTATCACCTAATGGAACAGCCAAAAAAGAAGCCTGGGAACGCTCATTAGATCAAATGGGGTATTATTTATCCTATTTTGGAATAATTTCAAAAGATTCAATTTAG
- a CDS encoding Na+/H+ antiporter subunit E yields the protein MFLNRIYYGIAYVIVLIWEIIKSTIDTAIRSAKGGKTIDPVVIDIKTDLTRPISQTLLANSITLTPGTLTIDVDSENQVLKVAIIAPRDVKDVIPFEPYIKKMLE from the coding sequence ATGTTTTTAAACAGAATTTATTATGGTATTGCTTATGTAATAGTACTTATATGGGAAATAATCAAATCAACTATTGACACTGCTATAAGATCTGCTAAAGGAGGCAAAACAATTGACCCAGTAGTCATCGATATTAAAACTGATTTGACCAGACCAATTTCCCAAACATTATTGGCTAATAGTATAACCCTTACTCCTGGAACATTGACTATAGATGTTGATAGTGAAAATCAAGTTCTTAAAGTTGCTATTATAGCACCAAGGGATGTAAAAGATGTTATTCCATTTGAACCTTACATTAAAAAGATGTTAGAATAA
- a CDS encoding monovalent cation/H+ antiporter complex subunit F: protein MSILLISEYILIVALVIFMFAAVRILTHKTIAMGLIGCSTFSLAISVLLLIVGNIYTIDFYKDIALALLLLGVVGTIAFAVALRRFSHD, encoded by the coding sequence ATGAGTATATTGCTAATTTCAGAATATATCTTAATAGTTGCTCTTGTGATATTTATGTTTGCAGCTGTTAGAATACTTACACATAAAACAATAGCTATGGGGCTTATTGGATGTTCCACATTTTCTTTAGCTATATCAGTACTCCTTTTGATTGTAGGAAATATTTATACAATTGATTTCTACAAAGATATTGCTTTAGCATTACTTCTTCTTGGAGTAGTAGGTACAATAGCTTTTGCTGTGGCATTGAGGAGGTTTAGTCATGATTGA
- a CDS encoding DUF4040 domain-containing protein has product MIEVVVMFIAVLGCILAIMQRDLLKAAILTGINGVCVAFLFQFLLAPDVALTQAIVGSAIVPVFLAMAIYKTQRMDDK; this is encoded by the coding sequence ATGATTGAAGTTGTTGTGATGTTTATTGCAGTTTTAGGATGTATCCTTGCAATAATGCAAAGGGACTTGCTTAAAGCAGCTATTCTCACAGGAATTAATGGTGTATGTGTAGCTTTTCTTTTTCAATTCTTACTTGCTCCAGATGTAGCTTTAACTCAAGCTATTGTAGGATCTGCTATTGTTCCAGTATTTTTAGCAATGGCTATTTATAAAACTCAAAGGATGGATGATAAATGA
- a CDS encoding cation:proton antiporter subunit C — protein MTDILLILSDTQLMSLLTSAGFIIVGLFAAIFLDNIIKKIIGIAFIEEGANLFIIALGYKSGGVVPIIMPGMSQEWFAANSAYPLPQALVLTSIVIGASTLAVMLAISMVLYKKYGTLSASEILGDRKTKNVANEMGGTDE, from the coding sequence ATGACTGACATTCTCTTGATTCTAAGTGACACTCAGCTGATGTCTTTGCTTACATCAGCAGGATTTATAATTGTAGGACTTTTTGCAGCGATATTCCTTGATAATATAATAAAAAAGATTATTGGAATAGCTTTTATTGAAGAAGGAGCTAATTTATTTATCATTGCTCTTGGTTATAAATCTGGTGGTGTAGTCCCAATTATTATGCCTGGAATGAGCCAAGAATGGTTTGCTGCAAATTCTGCTTATCCATTGCCTCAAGCATTAGTTCTCACAAGTATTGTTATAGGGGCAAGTACTTTAGCTGTAATGTTGGCTATATCTATGGTTTTATACAAAAAATATGGTACTCTAAGTGCTTCTGAAATATTAGGGGATAGAAAAACAAAAAATGTAGCTAATGAAATGGGTGGTACTGATGAATGA